The window ATGTGAAGACGCAAAAAATCGTACTTTTTAAGAGCATTGAAAATTTTAAGATTATCTAAAATCCTTTGCATACTTTCTTGGTCCAACTTCATATATATCTTCCCCTTGAGAATCTATTGCCACAATGCAAGGCAAATCTTCCACTTCAATCTCACGAATTGCCTCTGCACCAAGGTCCTCAAACATAACTATCCTTTGAGATTTGACACAGCTTTGAATCAAAACTGCAGCACCGCCAAATGTGGCAAGATAAATGCTACCGTGCTTTTTAATTGCCTCTTTTACAGCTTCATTTCTTTTACCCTTTCCAATTAAAACCTTTATTCCAAGCTCAAGCATCATGGGAGTAAATACATCCATCCTGCCTGCTGTTGTTGGGCCACATGGTCCTATTACTTCACCCGGCTTTTCTGGACAGGGACCCATGTAATATATCGCACCGTTTTTAAAATCTATTGGGATTTTACTTCCTTTTTGAATCATTTCAAAAAGCCTTTTGTGAGCAGCGTCCCTTGCAACAAAAAGTTTGCCACACACTAAAACTTCTTGACCACATTTTAGCTTTTGTAACTCCTCAGGATTTTGAACTGGAACATAAATCCTGTTCAACTTCTTTTTCGCCCTTCCTTTCGACTATACAGATTTTTCTAATTTTGTTTCAATTTATAATTTAAAGACCGGGCACTTGATTTTCTACCCGGTCCTAAGATATTTTGCAATTTAAGAACTAATCTCTTGGCTTTGGAGCATCAACTGGGCATACATTTGCACATGCACCGCATGAGATGCATTCTTCTTCGTTGATTACATACTTTCCATCGCCAGGGGATATGCACTGAACAGGGCATTCGCTCTCGCATGCGCCGCATGAAATACAATCATCTGTGATGTAATATGCCATTTTATCTTTGCCTCCCTTTTGAAATTAGATTTACTTCTATAATAATACCACGATTTTGTGGTTTTTAAAATAGATTTTTAATTAGGTTTTTAAAAGGAAAGAATTAAGCAAAAGATTTTTAAGAAAAATAAGATATGAGGAGGTGAAAGCTTAAATGAGAAAAATAGTTGCATTTTTGAGCATACTATTTTTTCTGAATTTTTC is drawn from Caldicellulosiruptor diazotrophicus and contains these coding sequences:
- a CDS encoding FumA C-terminus/TtdB family hydratase beta subunit translates to MNRIYVPVQNPEELQKLKCGQEVLVCGKLFVARDAAHKRLFEMIQKGSKIPIDFKNGAIYYMGPCPEKPGEVIGPCGPTTAGRMDVFTPMMLELGIKVLIGKGKRNEAVKEAIKKHGSIYLATFGGAAVLIQSCVKSQRIVMFEDLGAEAIREIEVEDLPCIVAIDSQGEDIYEVGPRKYAKDFR
- a CDS encoding DUF362 domain-containing protein, which produces MAYYITDDCISCGACESECPVQCISPGDGKYVINEEECISCGACANVCPVDAPKPRD